From Buchnera aphidicola (Cinara tujafilina):
TTTAAATATTTTGGTTGATTAATATTATTTAATTTACGACCTCCAAATCCATTAATGTTTCCATATTTATCTCTAATTGGAAACATAATACGATTTCTAAATCTATCATAGAATTTTTTTTCTTTATTAATTATAATTAACCCTGAATCTAATAAAATAGATGGTTCTAGTTTTTTTTTTTCAATATAGTTTTTAATTTGATTGTTTTGAAATGTTGCATAACCTAATAAAAATCGATAAATAATTTTTTTTGAAATCCCTCTTTTTAATAGATATTGATAGGCAATAGGATTGGAAGAAAAAAGGTTTTTTTGATAAATATTAGAAATTTCTGATAGTATTGTATGTAATTTTTTTTTTATAAAAATAATATTTAACTTCTTTTGTTTTTTTTCTTTAAAAGGAATAATTATATTATGTAATGTGCTAAGCTCGGTAATGCTGTCTAAAAAGTTTAATTTTTCGTATTCCATTAAAAAATCAATTGCATTACCATGCACTTTACACCCAAAACAATAAAAAAATTGTTTTTTTATTGACAATAAAAGATGGTGTTTTTCATGATGAAACGGACATAATGCTTGGTAATTTTCTCCTATTTTTTTAAGCTTGAATCGTAAATTTATTAAGTCTATTATATTAGTGCGTTCAAGTAATTCTTGGATAAAGTATTTTGGAATTTTTCCCATCATATTATTTAAATTATATGGTATTAGTATGAAAATTTTGACCGTACTTTGGTATAGAACGGTCGATATGTTTTTGTTTTTTAGATTAAATTGTAAAAAAAATTAATACATTCGGGTACGTTTAGAATGATCACGAGCTAATTTTTTTGCCAATCTTTTAATAGCAGAAGCTTTTGCACGTTTCCGTTCAGTAGTTGGTTTTTCATAAAATTCTCTTCTACGAATTTCTGCTAAAATTCCTGCTTTTTCACATGATCTTTTAAATCTTCTTAATGCAACATCAAAAGGTTCGTTTTCTCGTACTTTTATTATAGGCATATTAATTATTCTCGAATTTATTAATAAAATTTTTAATATTTATAGTCTATTTATTTTTATTATTGTTTTTGATTTTTTATATAAAATATTAAGAATATAGTTTTTTTAATATCATATAATATTTGTTTTAAAAAAAATAACATGTAAAGTAATAAAATTATTATTACAATATTATATTTTTACGGAAAATATTATGAAAATTTTAGGTATAGAAACATCTTGTGATGATACATCTGTTGCTATTTATGATGATCAATTAGGCGTTATTTTTCATAAAACTTGGGATCAGACTAAAATTCACTCTAGATTTGGAGGTATTATTCCAGAATTAGCAGCAAGATGTCATTTAAGTCAACTGAATTATCTAATTAAAGAAATATTTTTAAAATTATCTAATTATAACATAAAAAAATATAAAAATAATATTATTGATGCTGTTGCATATACCGCGGGACCAGGATTAGCCAGTTCTTTATTAATTGGAGCATCTATTGGTTCTTGTCTTGCTTTTTCTTTAGGAATACCATCTATTTCAATTAATCATATAGAAGGGCATTTATTTTCAGCTATGATCGGACAACGGAATATTCCTTCCTTTCCTTTTATTGCATTATTAATATCAGGGGGTAATACACAGTTGATTTATGTTTCTAATTTAGGTCATTATAAAATTTTAGGGAAAACTTTAGATAATTCTGTTGGTAATACATTTGATTATATCGCAAAATTATTAGGTTTAGGGTATCCGGGAGGTAAAAAATTATCTAGTTTAGCTCAATATGGTATCTTTGGAAAATATATTTTTCCGCGCCCAATGATTCAACATCATAATTTAGATTTTAGCTTTTCAGGGTTAAAAACGTATACAAAGAAAATAATTCATGATAGTAAACAAACGTTTCAGGATAAAGCAGATATTTCTCGAGCTTTTGAAGACGCGATTATTGATACATTAATAATTAAATGTAAACGTGCTATCCAGCAAAAACACTTAAATTCTTTAGTTATATGTGGAGGTGTTAGTGCAAACTCTACATTAAGAAAAAAGTTTCGTTCTATAATAACAAAACAAGGTGGAAAAATTTTTTTTCTAAAAAAAATTTTGTACAGATAATGCGGCAATGATTGCGTACGTTGGATATTTAAGATATAAGTTAGGTTTATATTCTTCTGATTTTTCAATTAAAGTATATCCTCGTTGGTTAATTAATCAGTTAGATAAATTAAATATATAAAATTTATAATTATTTAAATTAAATTAATATTTTTTTAAATAATAAATTTTATTATTAATTTTTTTAAATATTGTATATATTAAAAACAATAAACCAAAGTTTTTATAAAAAAGTGAATTTTTAATTGATAATAATATATATTAATCATTTCTTATTAGGTGAGCAATTGAAAATATATTTAGTTGGAGGCGCAATTAGAGATAGTTTATTAGGTCTATCTGTTCAAGATCGAGACTGGATGGTGGTTGGTGCAACTCCCGAGCAAATGTTAAAAAAAAAAAATCAGCAGGTAGGAAGAGATTTTCCTGTTTTTATACATCCAATAACTTATGAGGAGTATGCATTAGCTCGTACAGAACGAAAGAATGGAGTTGGATATAATGGTTTTTCGGTAAATTTTTCACCAAATGTAACATTATCAGAAGATTTAATTCGGCGTGATTTAACTATTAATGCTATGGCTCAAGATAAACATGGTAATTTAATTGATTTATTTTGCGGAAAAAAAGATTTAAATAATCGTATTTTACGTCATGTATCTTTAGCATTTCAAGAAGATCCTTTGAGAGTGTTAAGAGTAGCTCGTTTTGCTGCTGCTTTAGCGCATTTAGGTTTTCAAATAGCAAAGGAAACATTAAATTTAATGACATCAATGTGTAACAATAAGGATTTGTTACATTTATTTCCTGAAAGGATTTGGAAAGAAACAGAAAAAGGTTTACGTACGAATAATCCTCATGTTTATTTTCAGGTGTTACATGCCTGTAATGCATTAAATGATTTATTTCCTGAAATAATTTTTTTATATCAAAATCTTTACTGTTCTGCTCTTAATTTTATAAGATCTTGCGCAATATATGTTGGATTTAAAGAAATGTTTAGAATTTCTAGATTTACAAAAAATATTGATATTAGGTTTTCTTATTTTTCTCAATTTTTTAGTAGAATTTTTTGTACTCCTGATATTTTTACGGATGATTATTTTTTTTATAAAAAACCAACTATATTAGTTAATAGTTTATGTACACGACTAAAAATTCCTTTAGAAATAAAAAAAATATCTATTTTTATGTGTGGATTTCATAATTTTTTACAAACTATTAATATACAACCAACTCATTTAATTGTTAAGTTTTTTAATATTATTGATGTATGGCGAAATCCTGGAATTTTAAAAAAATTTATTTATTTAAAATTTTATTATTCTCATGTGAATTTAATATCTTCAAAAAAAATAACTTTAGGGGTATTAATAAATAAAATGTTTAATATTGTAAAAAAGATCTCTATTAAATCAATAGATTTTAGAAATAAGTATAAAGGTATTGCTATACGTAATGAATTAAATCGTTTAAGAATAAAATATTTAGAGAGATGGAGATTATTACAAAAATTTACTTATATTAAAAAAAATAATTAAAGTAATATTTTATAATTAAAAATTTTTATGATTAATAATAAAATAAATATATAATTCTGTTATTAATAAATGACTTTAATCGAATAAATATTATTAGTGAAACAAAATTTATAATATATTAAAGTTTTTAAAAAAATATAATATTTAATTTTTACTTAATTTTTTTTAAAAATTAATATATTGCATATGTATTTAAATAATTATTGATAATTTTTACGTTAATAAATATATTTTTTGAAAAATATAATTTTATTGTGTTTTAATATAAAATTAATTGTTATATTTTTAATAAAATAAAAGTAGTATAATATACATGATATGTATGTTATTAAATATAATAAATATTTACGAGTATATAAGTGATGTCTAATGTAAATAAATTTTTTGATATTTATCGATTGTAAATATAAATTATTGTTTTTATTCTTGTATTATTAAATAATAATTTATATAAAAAAACTTTTTTTTATTTTTTTTATTTTGTTTAATTAAATTTATATCTTTTATAATATTAAAATTAAGATTATATCTTAATATGATTAAAAATTTTTTAATTGTGAATTATTTATTTTTGTTACTAAAGTATAATATAGATAGAATTTTTTAAAAAAATAAATTTTGGAATAGAAATTTAATATTATTAGTCATTAATTCTATTTAATGATTTAATAAGAAATTATTAATATGGTGTATTTGATGAATTTGATGATTAATGAAATTTTATATTTATATCAACAACTTAAATTTCATAATTATTTATACTATACTCTCGATTCTCCTGTTTTAACAGATTTACAATATGATAATCTTTATAAAAAAACATTAGAATTAGAAAGGCAGTATGGGAATGATGAAACTAAAAAAATATCAAAAATCGTATTCAATAAAATAGGAGGAGAAAATTTAAATTTTTTTTCTAAATGTAAACATAATATTCCTATGCTTTCATTAAATAGTACTGATAAAATAGAAGATATAATATATTTTGATTCAAAAAATAAAAAAATTTTAAATATTCAAACTGATATTATGTATTTCTGTGATTTAAAATTCGATGGTTTAGCAATAAATTTATTATATAGAGAAGGGATATTAATATCTGCTTCAACTCGTGGAGACGGTAGAACCGGAGAAAATGTAACTAATAACATACTGATGATTCCTTCTATTCCTAAAAAATTATTTGGTGATAATATACCTAAAATAATAGAAATTCGAGGTGAAGTATTTATGAAAAAGTCTGATTTTTTATTATTAAATCAAAAACATTTTATAAATAATAAAAAATTATTTTCTAATCCTCGAAATGCAGCGGCAGGTTCCTTACGTCAATTAGATCCTCTTATTACTCAAAAAAGAAATTTGATGTTTTTTGTATATGGGTATGGTTTTTGTAGTGGTTTTAATCAATGTAATAGTCATTACCAAAGACTAATGTATATAAAAAATTGGGGTTTTCCTTTACATAATAAGATTTTATTATCTTCTAATGTCAATAATATATTACGTTTTTATAAAAAAATTTATCTTAATAGACATGATTTAGATTTTGATATAGATGGTATTGTAATAAAAGTTAATTTAGTATCTTTACAAGAAAAATTAGGTTTTCTTGAAAAAGCGCCGCGTTGGGCGATAGCTATAAAATTTTTTTCAGTAGATGTAGAAACACAGGTTTTAAATGTTACCTTTCATATAGGTCGAACCGGTATAATTACTCCCGTTGCGCATTTTTTTCCTATTGTAATTTCTGGAGTTACAATTAGTAAAGCTACATTACATAATATGAATATCATAAATAAAATTAATTTAAAGATTGGTGATTATGTAACAGTATACCGAGCAGGAGATGTTATTCCTAAAATTAGAAAAGTTTTAGTAAAAAAAAGAAAAATAAAAAAAATTCATGAAATTATTTTTCCAACTCAATGTATGTC
This genomic window contains:
- the gcp gene encoding putative O-sialoglycoprotein endopeptidase; this encodes MKILGIETSCDDTSVAIYDDQLGVIFHKTWDQTKIHSRFGGIIPELAARCHLSQLNYLIKEIFLKLSNYNIKKYKNNIIDAVAYTAGPGLASSLLIGASIGSCLAFSLGIPSISINHIEGHLFSAMIGQRNIPSFPFIALLISGGNTQLIYVSNLGHYKILGKTLDNSVGNTFDYIAKLLGLGYPGGKKLSSLAQYGIFGKYIFPRPMIQHHNLDFSFSGLKTYTKKIIHDSKQTFQDKADISRAFEDAIIDTLIIKCKRAIQQKHLNSLVICGGVSANSTLRKKFRSIITKQGGKIFFLKKILYR
- the rpsU gene encoding 30S ribosomal protein S21, coding for MPIIKVRENEPFDVALRRFKRSCEKAGILAEIRRREFYEKPTTERKRAKASAIKRLAKKLARDHSKRTRMY
- the cca gene encoding tRNA nucleotidyltransferase, with the translated sequence MIIIYINHFLLGEQLKIYLVGGAIRDSLLGLSVQDRDWMVVGATPEQMLKKKNQQVGRDFPVFIHPITYEEYALARTERKNGVGYNGFSVNFSPNVTLSEDLIRRDLTINAMAQDKHGNLIDLFCGKKDLNNRILRHVSLAFQEDPLRVLRVARFAAALAHLGFQIAKETLNLMTSMCNNKDLLHLFPERIWKETEKGLRTNNPHVYFQVLHACNALNDLFPEIIFLYQNLYCSALNFIRSCAIYVGFKEMFRISRFTKNIDIRFSYFSQFFSRIFCTPDIFTDDYFFYKKPTILVNSLCTRLKIPLEIKKISIFMCGFHNFLQTINIQPTHLIVKFFNIIDVWRNPGILKKFIYLKFYYSHVNLISSKKITLGVLINKMFNIVKKISIKSIDFRNKYKGIAIRNELNRLRIKYLERWRLLQKFTYIKKNN
- the lig gene encoding DNA ligase, with the translated sequence MVYLMNLMINEILYLYQQLKFHNYLYYTLDSPVLTDLQYDNLYKKTLELERQYGNDETKKISKIVFNKIGGENLNFFSKCKHNIPMLSLNSTDKIEDIIYFDSKNKKILNIQTDIMYFCDLKFDGLAINLLYREGILISASTRGDGRTGENVTNNILMIPSIPKKLFGDNIPKIIEIRGEVFMKKSDFLLLNQKHFINNKKLFSNPRNAAAGSLRQLDPLITQKRNLMFFVYGYGFCSGFNQCNSHYQRLMYIKNWGFPLHNKILLSSNVNNILRFYKKIYLNRHDLDFDIDGIVIKVNLVSLQEKLGFLEKAPRWAIAIKFFSVDVETQVLNVTFHIGRTGIITPVAHFFPIVISGVTISKATLHNMNIINKINLKIGDYVTVYRAGDVIPKIRKVLVKKRKIKKIHEIIFPTQCMSCNTNLVQLSYLGSLFCPSGFICAAQNLKRLIHFTSKQALNINGLGKNIIEKLMHKGLVTNPVDFFFLKPSCLCQIPGINIILSKKIVFNIEKSKTITLEKFIYSLGILYVGLSISRRIADHFCCINYFLSSNYSSLCKIKGIGKNISHSISVFLKNNDNKKILLKLKNIMKISSKIVDLRNVDINYQWIQGKIFVFSGLFLLIKRNHLKLLIEKFNGIIQLHITKNVNFLVIGKNSGKKLEISNRFKIKIIREEEMIHLLNIKI